Within the Marinobacter qingdaonensis genome, the region CCACCCATACACCAAAGCGGAATCCCTGTTGGGATCCTGAGCAGTGAGACACTCGGAGTAACCATGAAGCTGATTGGATCGACCACTTCCCCCTATGTCCGGCGAATTCGCATCCTGCTGGGGGAAGAACCCTACGAATTCGTCAACCTCAACATCTACGGTGAAGGCCGGGACGAGCTGCGCAAGAACAACCCGACCCTGAAGATCCCGGTGTTGGAGGACGACGGTCAGCAGATCTTCGATTCCCGCATCATCGCCCGCTACGTCAGCGCCAAGCAGGGTCGCGATCCACTGACCTGGGACCAGCAGAACCAGCTGACCATGATCGACGGCGCCAACGACTCGGCGGTGACCCTGCTGCTGTCGGCCAAGTCCGGCATCGACACCAGTCAGGACCTGATGTTCTACAACCTGCAGCGGGAGCGGATCAGCACCACGCTGCACACCCTCGCGGACATGGTGGACGAGGGTCAGTTCAACAGCTGGGATTACCCGGCCATCTGCCTGTACTGCCTGATCGACTGGCTGGAATTCCGGGAGCTGGTGGACTGGTCCGGGCTGGACAGCCTGCTGGCGTTCCGGGATCGCCGCAAGACCAAGAAGTGGGTGGAAACCACCGACCCGCGCCTGGCCTGAAGCCAAGCGGCCGCCCGCCCGGGGCGGCCGCGTCGGTTTGGTTGCAAACCGGCACAATTTTTCACCAATTCGACTTCCCCATTGGCGGTTCTTGACTATAGTTAGGAAGAGGCGCGGTTGCAGATCCGACTCGGGTCCGTGGCCGTAGCTGATAATTCCAACAACAGAGAATCTAGGGGGTCGTCCATGCTCCTGTCCCATGCCTTTGGCCTCTTTACCCATCCGGATGAAGAGTGGGCTTCCATTCGAAAAGAACACCACACCCCGCGTCGGCTGTACGTGGCCTACGTGGTCATCCTCGCCGCCATCGGGCCCATTTGCGCCTACATCTCCACGGCCTATTTTGGCTGGACCGTCGGCAATGACCGGCTGATCAAACTGACGGAAATCAGCGCCCTGCAACTGAGCGTGCTGACCTACCTGGCCATGCTGGTCGGGGTTTTTGCCCTGGGTTACGCGGTCAACTGGATGGCCAAAACCTACGGCGCGCGCGAGGAACACGTGCCCTCCAACGGCATCGCCCTGGCGGCCTACTCCTGCACCCCGCTGTTCCTGGCCGGATTTGCCCTGTTGTACCCGGTGCCCTGGTTCAACGCCATCGTGTTCCTGGTGGCCGCCTGCTACGGCGCCTGGCTGATGTACGACGGCCTGCCCATCGTCATGGGCATTGAGAAAGACCGGGCGGTGTTCTATGGCGGCGCCCTGCTGACCGTGGCGCTGGTGATCCTGGTGTCGACCCGGGTCGGCTCGGTGATCCTCTGGAACTTGGGCGTGGGACCGGTGTTCGTCAGCGGCTGACGACACTCGGGCACCGCATGTAAGAGGAGGGGAAGCTACGGCTTCCCCTTTTTGGTTGCCGGGGGTGGGATCGCCGCCAGGCCGAAACGCGGGCGCAACCATTGCCCGCATCCGGTGATTCTGCCAGCCTGAACCCACAATCAGAGTAACGGGAGGGACAACCATGACTCAGGACAAACGGCGCCGCCACTCCTCGACGGTCGTCGACGGTGTCGGCAAATCCGCCAGCCGGGCGATGCTGCGAGCCGTGGGCTTCACCGACGAGGATTTCCGCAAACCCCAGGTCGGCATTGCCTCGACCTGGAGCAATCTCACGCCCTGCAACATGCACATCAACGGGCTGGCCGAGGAAGCGGCCGCCGGGGCCGATGGCGCCGGTGGCAAGTCCCTGATCTTCAATACCATCACGGTCTCGGACGGCATCGCCAATGGCACCGAGGGCATGAAGTACTCACTGGTGTCGCGGGAGGTGATCGCCGATTCCATCGAGACCGTGGCCGGGTGCGAGGGCTTCGACGGCCTGGTCGCCATCGGTGGCTGCGACAAGAACATGCCCGGGTGCATGATGGGACTGGCGCGGCTGGATCGGCCATCGGTCTTTGTCTACGGCGGCACCATCCTGCCGGGCGACAACCACACCGACATCATTTCGGTGTTCGAGGCCGTGGGCGCTCACGCCCGGGGCGATCTGGACCTGATCGAGGTCAAGCAGATCGAGGAAACCGCCATCCCCGGCCCCGGCTCCTGCGGGGGTATGTACACCGCCAACACCATGGCGTCCGCCATCGAGGCCATGGGCATGAGCTTGCCCGGCAGTTCCGCCCAGAACGCCGTGTCCGACACCAAGACCGCCGACTGCCGGGCCGCCGGCGCCGCCGTGCTGGCATTGCTGGAGCGCGACATCAAGCCATCCGACATCATGACCCGGGAGGCCTTCGAAAACGCCATCACCGTGGTGATTGCCCTCGGCGGCTCCACCAACGCGGTGCTGCATCTGCTGGCCATGGCCAGCACAATCGGCGTGCGCCTGGATCTGGAGGACTTTGTCGAGATCGGCAAGCGGGTCCCGGTACTGGCGGACCTGCGCCCCAGCGGCCACTACATGATGTCGGAGCTGGTGGCCATCGGCGGTATCCAGCCGTTGATGAAAATGCTGCTCGAGCGTGGCCTGTTGCACGGCGACTGCCTGACCGTGACCGGCCAGACCCTGGCGCAGAACCTGGCCGGGGTTGAGGCTTACCCGGAAGGCCAGGACATCATTCACGCCTTCGACAACCCGATCAAGGCCGACAGCCATCTGCGCATTCTCTACGGCAACCTGGCGCCGACCGGCGCGGTGGCCAAGATCACCGGCAAGGAGGGCACCCACTTTACCGGCCGTGCCCGGGTCTTCCATTCCGAGGAAGAGGCCCAGGCCCGGATTCTGGACGGTACCGTGGTCGCCGGCGATGTCCTGGTCATCCGTTACGAGGGCCCCAAGGGCGGGCCCGGCATGCGGGAGATGCTGAGTCCGACCTCTGCGATCATGGGCAAGGGCCTGGGCAATGACGTGGCCCTGATTACCGATGGCCGCTTCTCCGGCGGCAGCCACGGCTTCGTGGTCGGGCACATCACCCCGGAAGCGGCCGAAGGTGGCCCCATCGCCCTGGTGGAGGACGGCGACACCATCACCATCGACGCGGTCAGCAACCGCATCGAGCTGGACGTGCCCGAGGCCGAACTGAATCGTCGGCGCCAGCAATGGCTGCAACCGCCGCTGCGGGTCCAGCGCGGGGTGCTGGCCAAGTACGCGCGCGCGGTCGGGTCGGCGTCGCAGGGGGCAGTGACCGATCTGCCCGAGTGACGGGCAGCGGTGTCACGGTTGCCGTTTTCCGCAGGGCATTTACAATCGACAGCAGTCCAGGCCTGGCTGGCCGCCTTATGGGCGGCGGCGGGGCCTGCCATTTGCTGAGCATAGGATTGTTTTCATGAGACTGCGTGGTTTCGTCCCGTTACTGCTAATGGCCCTCTGGGCGCTGTCCGGGACGGTGGCCGGTCATCAGGCGACCGCAGCGGCACCGACGGCGGCGGCCGGGCCCAATCTGGCGTCGGTCAACGCCGCCGTGGCCAAGGCCGGTGAGCCGGAGCTCCTGTTTGGCAAAAACGCCGAGCGTTCGGTGCCCATCGCATCCCTGACCAAGGTGATGACGGCCCTGGTGGTGCTGGAGTCCGGGCAACCCCTGGACGAGTGGCTGACCTTCCGCGAGCGCCACACCCCGGCGGCGGCCAACGCCTACAGCCGGATCCGGATCGATTCGACCCTGCGTCGCGCCGACGTCCTGCGTCTGGCACTGATGTCGTCCGAGAACTTTGCCGCCTACACCCTGGCGCGCAGCCATCCAGGCGGTTTTGACGCGTTTATTGACGCCATGAACGACAAAGCCCGGGAACTGGGCATGACCGGGGCCCGGTTTGTCGACCCCACGGGCCTGTCGGTGGACAACGTGGCCAGCGCCGCCGACCTGGTCAAGCTGGTGAACGCCGCGGCCCGGCATCCGGAGCTGCAGGCGTACTCCACCACCGGTTATTTTCGCGCGCATTTCCGCAATCCCCGTTACAGCCTGTCCTATGGCAATACCAACGCGCTGGTGCACCGGGACAGCTGGGGCGTGACCCTGAGCAAGACCGGTTACCTGAAGGACGCGGGCCGATGCCTGGTGATGATCTCCGAGATGAACGGCGAGCAGGTGGTCACCGTGCTGCTGGATTCCCTGGGCACCCGCTCGCCCATGGGCGATGCCGGACGGATCAAGCGCTGGCTGGATACCGGGGCCCCGGGCCAGGTGGCCAGGGCGGCCCGGCGTTACGAGCAGTCCAAGAACGCGGCTTACGCGGCCGCCGACAAACAATCGGTCAGCACTCACTAACCCCTGAGCGCTGATCCAACGCTCTGACCTGACGTTTTGAGCCATAGGGAGCCCGAGTCGACATGATCCAGATCTTCACCACCGGCGGCACCATCGACAAGGTGTATTTCGACGCCAACAGCCAGTTCGAAGTGGGCCCGTCCCTGCTGCCGGAATTGCTGCCCGAGTCCAACATTCACGAGGGCTACCAGGTGCAGGAGCTGCTGCGCAAGGACAGCCTGGAGATGACCGACGCCGACCGGCAGGCGGTGTTGCAGGCGGCCACGGATTGCGACTGCGACCGGATCCTGATCACCCACGGCACCGATACCATGGCCGACACAGCCGCAGTGCTGTCGGCCCTGACCGACAAGACTATCGTGCTGACCGGGGCCATGCAGCCGGCGCGGATGCGCAAGACCGATGCCCTGTTCAATATCGGCTTTGCCTGGTCCGCGGTGCAGCTGTTGCCACCCGGGGTCTACATCGCCATGAATGGCGAGGTCTTCGAAGCCGGCGCGGTGAA harbors:
- a CDS encoding Yip1 family protein; protein product: MLLSHAFGLFTHPDEEWASIRKEHHTPRRLYVAYVVILAAIGPICAYISTAYFGWTVGNDRLIKLTEISALQLSVLTYLAMLVGVFALGYAVNWMAKTYGAREEHVPSNGIALAAYSCTPLFLAGFALLYPVPWFNAIVFLVAACYGAWLMYDGLPIVMGIEKDRAVFYGGALLTVALVILVSTRVGSVILWNLGVGPVFVSG
- the pbpG gene encoding D-alanyl-D-alanine endopeptidase, which translates into the protein MRLRGFVPLLLMALWALSGTVAGHQATAAAPTAAAGPNLASVNAAVAKAGEPELLFGKNAERSVPIASLTKVMTALVVLESGQPLDEWLTFRERHTPAAANAYSRIRIDSTLRRADVLRLALMSSENFAAYTLARSHPGGFDAFIDAMNDKARELGMTGARFVDPTGLSVDNVASAADLVKLVNAAARHPELQAYSTTGYFRAHFRNPRYSLSYGNTNALVHRDSWGVTLSKTGYLKDAGRCLVMISEMNGEQVVTVLLDSLGTRSPMGDAGRIKRWLDTGAPGQVARAARRYEQSKNAAYAAADKQSVSTH
- the ilvD gene encoding dihydroxy-acid dehydratase; protein product: MTQDKRRRHSSTVVDGVGKSASRAMLRAVGFTDEDFRKPQVGIASTWSNLTPCNMHINGLAEEAAAGADGAGGKSLIFNTITVSDGIANGTEGMKYSLVSREVIADSIETVAGCEGFDGLVAIGGCDKNMPGCMMGLARLDRPSVFVYGGTILPGDNHTDIISVFEAVGAHARGDLDLIEVKQIEETAIPGPGSCGGMYTANTMASAIEAMGMSLPGSSAQNAVSDTKTADCRAAGAAVLALLERDIKPSDIMTREAFENAITVVIALGGSTNAVLHLLAMASTIGVRLDLEDFVEIGKRVPVLADLRPSGHYMMSELVAIGGIQPLMKMLLERGLLHGDCLTVTGQTLAQNLAGVEAYPEGQDIIHAFDNPIKADSHLRILYGNLAPTGAVAKITGKEGTHFTGRARVFHSEEEAQARILDGTVVAGDVLVIRYEGPKGGPGMREMLSPTSAIMGKGLGNDVALITDGRFSGGSHGFVVGHITPEAAEGGPIALVEDGDTITIDAVSNRIELDVPEAELNRRRQQWLQPPLRVQRGVLAKYARAVGSASQGAVTDLPE
- a CDS encoding glutathione S-transferase family protein, with translation MKLIGSTTSPYVRRIRILLGEEPYEFVNLNIYGEGRDELRKNNPTLKIPVLEDDGQQIFDSRIIARYVSAKQGRDPLTWDQQNQLTMIDGANDSAVTLLLSAKSGIDTSQDLMFYNLQRERISTTLHTLADMVDEGQFNSWDYPAICLYCLIDWLEFRELVDWSGLDSLLAFRDRRKTKKWVETTDPRLA
- a CDS encoding asparaginase domain-containing protein, translated to MIQIFTTGGTIDKVYFDANSQFEVGPSLLPELLPESNIHEGYQVQELLRKDSLEMTDADRQAVLQAATDCDCDRILITHGTDTMADTAAVLSALTDKTIVLTGAMQPARMRKTDALFNIGFAWSAVQLLPPGVYIAMNGEVFEAGAVKKNLKAQRFERS